From the genome of Thunnus thynnus chromosome 1, fThuThy2.1, whole genome shotgun sequence, one region includes:
- the eif4g2a gene encoding eukaryotic translation initiation factor 4 gamma 2a, producing the protein MLGNIKFIGELGKLHLIHESILHKCIKTLLEKKKRVQLKDMGEDLECLCQIMKTVGPKLDHEKAKSLMDQYFSRMRSLTNNKELPARIRFLLQNTVELRENNWVPRKAYVDNGPKTINQVRQDAVKDLGVFIPQNDGMRTDLFMENSFLPTRMIKFDKETLGGLADMFGQMPGSGIGTGPGVIQDHYSPTMGRHRTNPLFNGHIGNSNGSHQPQFEAASKPFIKPNQGQNSPVFNHKQNISMQMQSKDMAPRFTKKGKLNADEISLRPAQSFILNKKQVPKLQPQMTMIPPSAQGSPLGQSPQLGLKTNPPPIQEKPAKSNKKAPPTKEELRKMTETLAADYLNSKNIDEAVAAVREMKAPKHFLSEMMSKIVVYSLDRSDEDKEHTSTLIHALCTEGLVTGENLLQAFLSVLDQCPKIEEEIPLVKSYLAQFAARAIITDLVSIADLAHHLENGAHFPLFLLCLQQMVKLKDREWLSDLFQLSKVNMQKMLPEIDQNKDRMLEILEGKGLSFLFPLMKLEKELLKQIKVDPSPQSIYKWIKDNISPKLHTDKGFVNILMTSFLQYIAYEINPGDDEEQLAAPSKEQLDEEKNLLLSFKPVMQKFLHDHIDLQVSALYALQVHCDTKQFPKGMLLRYFVHFYDMEIIEEEAFLSWKEDVTQEYPGKGKALFQVNQWLTWLETAEEEESEEEDY; encoded by the exons ATGCTGGGCAACATCAAATTCATTGGGGAACTTGGCAAACTCCACCTTATCCACGAATCTATCCTTCATAAGTGCATCAAAACA cttttggagaagaagaagagagtcCAACTTAAGGATATGGGTGAAGATCTGGAATGCCTCTGTCAGATAATGAAAACAGTGGGACCTAAACTTGACCATGAAAAGGCTAAG TCTTTGATGGATCAGTACTTTAGCCGCATGCGATCCTTAACAAACAACAAGGAACTGCCTGCAAGGATTCGCTTCTTGCTGCAGAACACAGTGGAGCTGCGAGAGAACAACTGGGTGCCTCGCAAAGCTTATGTTGACAACGGACCAAAGACGATCAACCAGGTTCGTCAGGATGCTGTTAAG GATTTAGGTGTTTTTATTCCACAAAATGATGGAATGAGGACTGACTTGTTCATGGAAAACTCCTTTCTGCCAACAAGGATGATCAAGTTTGACAAGGAAACTCTTGGTGGGCTGGCTGATATGTTTGGACAAATGCCTG GGAGTGGTATTGGAACAGGTCCAGGAGTTATTCAGGACCATTATTCCCCTACCATGGGACGTCACCGCACTAACCCACTCTTCAATGGCCATATTGGAAACAGCAACGGttcacatcagcctcagtttGAGGCAGCAAGCAAGCCTTTCATAAAACCAAATCAG GGGCAGAATTCACCAGTTTTCAACCACAAACAGAATATCTCAATGCAGATGCAGTCTAAGGATATGGCTCCAAGATTCACCAAGAAAGGGAAGCTCAATGCTGATGAG ATCAGTCTGAGGCCTGCACAGTCTTTCATCttgaataaaaaacaagtgCCAAAGCTGCAGCCACAGATGACCATGATTCCTCCAAGTGCCCAAGGTTCCCCACTAGGACAG TCTCCACAGCTCGGCCTGAAAACCAACCCTCCACCAATTCAGGAAAAACCTGCCAAGTCCAATAAAAAAGCTCCTCCTACAAAGGAAGAGTTGCGCAAGATGACA GAAACGTTGGCGGCAGACTACCTGAACAGCAAGAACATCGATGAGGCAGTGGCTGCTGTGAGGGAGATGAAGGCTCCAAAACACTTTTTGTCTGAGATGATGAGCAAGATCGTGGTCTATTCCCTTGATCGTTCAGATGAGGATAAAGAACATACAAGCACCCTGATCCATGCACTCTGCACTGAGGGCCTTGTTACTGGTGAAAACCTGCTGCAG GCCTTTCTGAGTGTTCTGGACCAGTGTCCCAAGATAGAGGAAGAAATCCCCCTGGTGAAATCCTACCTGGCACAGTTTGCAGCACGGGCTATCATCACTGACCTGGTCAGCATTGCAGATTTGGCCCATCACCTTGAGAACGGCGCCCATTTCCCACTGTTCCTGCTCTGCCTGCAGCAGATGGTCAAACTGAAGGATCGCGAGTGGCTGTCTGATCTGTTCCAGCTGAGCAAGGTCAACATGCAGAAGATGCTACCTG AAATTGACCAAAACAAGGACAGGATGCTGGAGATCCTGGAGGGCAAAGGTCTCAGCTTTTTGTTCCCACTGATGAAACTGGAGAAGGAGCTTCTGAAGCAGATCAAAGTAGATCCCTCTCCACAGTCCATCTACAAGTGGATCAAGGACAACATCTCTCCAAAACTCCATACAGACAAAGGCTTTGTCAACATCCTCATGACCAG cTTCTTGCAGTACATCGCATATGAGATCAACCCTGGCGATGATGAAGAGCAGCTTGCAGCACCCAGCAAGGAACAGCTGGACGAGGAgaaaaacctgctgctgtctttCAAGCCGGTAATGCAGAAGTTTCTGCATGATCACATTGACCTGCAAGTCAGCGCTCTGTATGCCCTGCAGGTCCACTGCGATACCAAGCAGTTCCCCAAAG GCATGTTGCTGCGCTACTTTGTCCACTTTTATGACATGGAAATTATTGAAGAAGAAGCCTTCCTTTCATGGAAAGAAGATGTCACCCAAGAGTATCCGGGAAAAGGAAAAGCATTATTTCAG GTGAACCAGTGGCTGACCTGGCTGGAGAccgcagaggaggaggagtcagaGGAGGAAGATTACTGA